The Vicia villosa cultivar HV-30 ecotype Madison, WI linkage group LG1, Vvil1.0, whole genome shotgun sequence genome includes a region encoding these proteins:
- the LOC131638527 gene encoding MND1-interacting protein 1, translating to MGCTVREKHIRANRRPRSVKHDSDSSDNKDAISKSIAESGLKPFKYDISRVDSSSSHTLIPLPYPNPNSDETGWGYCTEEQLEEILLKNLEFVYNEAVSKIVALGYDEEAALKVILRNGHCYGGMDVLTNILHNSLSYLNTNGSVAVAGGVGFGDGVSSNRNSEEAEPVFSDLRHLEEYSLAGMVCLLQQVRPNLSKGDAMWCLLMSDLHVGKASTMEIPVPGGAVPSRPPAVVESGQSGRGSVGVRASPLCKFHGGWGFENGDYPTNRILNCGPDLQREIEFPKRFDLSPSMKDLLKRNVTMFAAGFRANTKLQLQAKANLPGRSAMPNLDSPVVSGVDVTVDQCGHSRFPDNQDAVNSVLSKFRDLNLDENLEFAAEDQKDEVIVSIFHQIKDLEKQAKERKEWAHQKALQAAKKLSSDMTELKTLRMEREETQKLKKGKQALEDTTMKKLSEMENALRKASGQVDRANGAVRRLETENAEIRAEMEASKLSASESVTACLEVAKKEKKCLKKLLAWEKQKAKLQKEVSNMKEKISEAQQVLAQTSQRQKEAEIKWKEELKAQEDALALVEEERRAKETAESNNKRGFEALRLKIDIDFQRHKDDLRRLEHDLSRLKASVHSAVLHHQSITSPVSGFEGTKPQRESIAKLLLDLDNLDDLSEKEANNNRECIICMKDEVSVVFLPCAHQVMCAKCSDEYGKKGKASCPCCRVQIQQRIRVFGACS from the exons ATGGGTTGCACGGTGAGAGAAAAGCACATCAGAGCTAATCGGCGACCTCGATCGGTGAAACACGATTCCGATTCCTCCGATAACAAAGACGCAATATCCAAATCCATAGCCGAGTCCGGTCTCAAACCCTTCAAATACGATATTTCTCGCGTCGATTCCTCTTCTTCGCATACTCTTATTCCTCTTCCCTATCCAAACCCTAATTCCGATGAAACCGGTTGGGGTTACTGCACCGAGGAGCAGTTAGAAGAGATCCTTTTGAAGAATTTGGAGTTTGTTTACAATGAAGCTGTTTCGAAGATTGTTGCGTTGGGTTACGATGAAGAGGCTGCTTTGAAGGTTATTTTGCGGAATGGTCATTGTTATGGTGGTATGGATGTTTTGACTAACATTTTGCATAATTCGTTGTCGTATTTGAATACCAATGGTAGTGTTGCTGTTGCTGGTGGTGTTGGTTTTGGGGATGGGGTTAGTAGTAATAGGAATTCGGAGGAGGCTGAGCCGGTTTTCTCTGATTTGAGGCATTTGGAGGAGTACTCATTGGCTGGTATGGTGTGTTTGTTGCAACAGGTTAGGCCTAATTTGAGTAAAGGTGATGCAATGTGGTGTTTGCTTATGAGTGATCTTCATGTAGGGAAAGCTAGTACTATGGAGATTCCTGTGCCTGGCGGTGCGGTTCCTAGTCGTCCGCCTGCTGTTGTTGAGTCTGGTCAGTCTGGTCGTGGTTCTGTTGGTGTTAGGGCTTCTCCGCTGTGTAAGTTTCATGGAGGGTGGGGATTTGAGAACGGGGATTATCCGACGAATAGGATATTGAATTGCGGTCCGGACTTGCAAAGAGAGATTGAGTTCCCGAAGAGGTTTGATCTTTCGCCTTCCATGAAGGATTTGTTGAAGAGAAATGTTACCATGTTTGCTGCTGGTTTTAGAGCAAACACCAAACTGCAGTTGCAGGCGAAGGCCAACCTTCCTGGCCGTAGCGCTATGCCTAATTTGGATTCTCCGGTTGTATCGGGGGTTGATGTCACGGTTGATCAGTGTGGACATTCTCGGTTTCCTGATAACCAAGATGCTGTGAATTCAGTGCTGAGTAAATTCCGTGACTTGAATCTTGATGAGAATTTGGAGTTTGCGGCAGAGGATCAGAAGGATGAGGTGATAGTAAGTATATTTCATCAGATTAAAGATTTGGAGAAACAGGCCAAAGAACGAAAAGAATGGGCTCATCAGAAAGCACTGCAAGCGGCAAAGAAGCTAAGCAGTGATATGACCGAACTCAAAACATTACGGATGGAAAGAGAGGAGACCCAAAAATTGAAGAAAGGGAAACAGGCACTTGAGGACACAACCATGAAGAAACTCTCGGAGATGGAGAATGCTTTGAGAAAGGCTAGTGGACAAGTGGACCGTGCAAATGGAGCGGTGAGAAGATTAGAGACTGAAAATGCAGAAATCAGAGCAGAGATGGAGGCTTCCAAATTAAGTGCATCAGAGTCAGTGACAGCTTGCTTGGAAGTTgcgaaaaaggagaaaaaatgcTTAAAGAAACTTCTAGCTTGGGAAAAACAGAAGGCTAAGCTACAGAAGGAAGTTTCCAATATGAAAGAGAAGATATcagaggcacaacaagttttgGCTCAGACTTCACAGCGCCAAAAAGAAGCCGAG ATTAAATGGAAGGAGGAGTTGAAGGCTCAAGAAGATGCGTTGGCACTAGTTGAGGAGGAGCGCCGAGCCAAGGAAACAGCTGAATCAAATAATAAGAGGGGATTTGAGGCTTTGCGTCTGAAGATAGATATAGATTTCCAGCGCCACAAGGATGATCTGCGCAGACTTGAGCATGATCTTTCGCGCCTTAAAGCATCTGTTCATTCTGCTGTGTTGCATCACCAGTCAATTACTTCACCTGTAAGTGGCTTTGAGGGTACAAAGCCTCAAAGAGAGTCAATTGCTAAGCTGCTTCTGGATTTGGATAACCTGGATGATTTATCAGAAAAAGAAGCCAATAACAACAGAGAATGCATCATATGTATGAAAGATGAGGTTTCTGTTGTTTTCTTGCCATGTGCTCACCAAGTCATGTGTGCTAAATGCAGTGATGAGTATGGAAAAAAGGGAAAGGCTTCTTGTCCTTGCTGCCGGGTACAAATCCAACAGAGAATCCGTGTGTTTGGGGCATGCTCTTAG
- the LOC131638537 gene encoding plant intracellular Ras-group-related LRR protein 5-like isoform X1 encodes MTTTPYPQQPPSRAFLNTIQEITQIYSSLPPRPSIEEVEAATSTLDTLNNVEQTKLQDISNQKLPQDVPEELFSVLQELKNTMVLFQSHQLRKEAIHLLQLEKMFQTFGDLIQRASEFVSPDDEDTQKKKVSTLRETVVTYEKEEHEESQNSDEVFEPQKGSSLHKQLLITVDGSTEKLSLMKVATMIENCANNKDTTLELRGKLVDQMEWLPLSIGKLSDVTEIDLSENRIMALPTTIIGLKALTKLDLHSNQLINLPNSFGELINLIELDLHANRLKSLPDSFGNLTNLVDLDISSNDFKQLPESIGSLISLKRLSAETNEIEELPFTIGNCSSLSVLKLDFNELKALPEAIGKLESLEILTLHYNRIKKLPTTIGNLSNLKELDVSFNELEFVPENLCFAVNLKKLNLGKNFADLRALPRSIGNLEMLEELDISDDQIKALPESFRFLSKLRVFRADITPLELPPKEVVKLGAQEVVKYMADYVNNRDAQLLSSKKKKKGIWFWFCSICWPKQE; translated from the exons ATGACCACCACACCTTATCCACAACAACCACCTTCACGTGCCTTTCTAAACACAATCCAAGAAATCACTCAAATCTACTCTTCACTGCCACCTAGACCTTCCATAGAAGAAGTAGAAGCTGCCACTTCCACTCTTGACACCCTTAACAACGTGGAACAAACCAAACTCCAAGATATCTCAAACCAAAAACTACCACAAGATGTTCCTGAGGAGCTTTtctctgttcttcaagaactcaAGAACACCATGGTCCTCTTTCAAAGTCATCAACTGAGAAAAGAAGCTATTCACCTTCTTCAACTTGAAAAGATGTTTCAAACCTTTGGTGATCTCATTCAAAGAGCTTCTGAATTTGTTTCTCCTGATGATGAAGATACACAGAAAAAGAAAGTTTCCACTTTAAGAGAAACTGTGGTTACTTATGAAAAAGAGGAACATGAAGAATCTCAAAACAGTGATGAAGTTTTTGAACCTCAAAAGGGTTCCTCACTACACAAGCAGCTTTTGATAACAG TAGATGGAAGCACTGAGAAACTGAGTCTAATGAAAGTGGCTACTATGATTGAAAATTGTGCTAATAACAAAGACACAACCCTTGAGCTTAGAGGAAAATTAGTGGATCAAATGGAATGGTTACCACTATCAATTGGGAAACTATCTGATGTAACTGAAATAGACTTATCTGAAAACAGAATCATGGCTCTTCCAACAACAATCATAGGTCTAAAAGCTTTAACAAAGCTTGATCTTCATTCAAACCAGCTCATAAACCTTCCAAACTCGTTCGGCGAATTGATAAACCTTATTGAACTTGACCTTCATGCCAATAGATTGAAATCACTTCCTGATAGTTTCGGAAACTTGACGAATCTCGTTGATCTTGACATAAGTTCAAATGATTTCAAACAGTTACCTGAGTCAATTGGGAGTTTGATCAGCTTAAAGAGACTAAGTGCTGAAACTAATGAGATTGAGGAACTACCTTTCACAATTGGAAACTGTTCTTCACTAAGTGTGTTGAAGCTAGATTTCAATGAACTCAAAGCACTTCCAGAAGCTATAGGGAAACTTGAGAGTTTGGAGATTCTCACTTTGCACTATAATAGAATCAAGAAGTTGCCTACAACAATTGGTAATTTAAGTAACTTGAAGGAACTTGATGTTAGTTTCAATGAACTTGAATTCGTACCGGAGAATCTTTGTTTTGCGGTAAATTTGAAGAAACTTAACTTGGGAAAGAATTTTGCTGATCTAAGAGCATTGCCAAGATCAATTGGAAACCTTGAAATGCTTGAGGAGTTGGATATAAGTGATGATCAAATAAAAGCTTTGCCTGAGTCTTTTAGGTTCTTGTCTAAGTTAAGAGTTTTTCGAGCTGATATAACTCCTCTTGAGTTGCCACCAAAAGAAGTTGTCAAGTTGGGTGCTCAG GAAGTTGTGAAGTATATGGCTGATTATGTCAACAATAGGGATGCACAACTCTTGtcatcaaagaagaaaaagaagggaatttggttttggttttgttcTATATGTTGGCCTAAGCAAGAATGA
- the LOC131638537 gene encoding plant intracellular Ras-group-related LRR protein 5-like isoform X2: MTTTPYPQQPPSRAFLNTIQEITQIYSSLPPRPSIEEVEAATSTLDTLNNVEQTKLQDISNQKLPQDVPEELFSVLQELKNTMVLFQSHQLRKEAIHLLQLEKMFQTFGDLIQRASEFVSPDDEDTQKKKVSTLRETVVTYEKEEHEESQNSDEVFEPQKGSSLHKQLLITDGSTEKLSLMKVATMIENCANNKDTTLELRGKLVDQMEWLPLSIGKLSDVTEIDLSENRIMALPTTIIGLKALTKLDLHSNQLINLPNSFGELINLIELDLHANRLKSLPDSFGNLTNLVDLDISSNDFKQLPESIGSLISLKRLSAETNEIEELPFTIGNCSSLSVLKLDFNELKALPEAIGKLESLEILTLHYNRIKKLPTTIGNLSNLKELDVSFNELEFVPENLCFAVNLKKLNLGKNFADLRALPRSIGNLEMLEELDISDDQIKALPESFRFLSKLRVFRADITPLELPPKEVVKLGAQEVVKYMADYVNNRDAQLLSSKKKKKGIWFWFCSICWPKQE; encoded by the exons ATGACCACCACACCTTATCCACAACAACCACCTTCACGTGCCTTTCTAAACACAATCCAAGAAATCACTCAAATCTACTCTTCACTGCCACCTAGACCTTCCATAGAAGAAGTAGAAGCTGCCACTTCCACTCTTGACACCCTTAACAACGTGGAACAAACCAAACTCCAAGATATCTCAAACCAAAAACTACCACAAGATGTTCCTGAGGAGCTTTtctctgttcttcaagaactcaAGAACACCATGGTCCTCTTTCAAAGTCATCAACTGAGAAAAGAAGCTATTCACCTTCTTCAACTTGAAAAGATGTTTCAAACCTTTGGTGATCTCATTCAAAGAGCTTCTGAATTTGTTTCTCCTGATGATGAAGATACACAGAAAAAGAAAGTTTCCACTTTAAGAGAAACTGTGGTTACTTATGAAAAAGAGGAACATGAAGAATCTCAAAACAGTGATGAAGTTTTTGAACCTCAAAAGGGTTCCTCACTACACAAGCAGCTTTTGATAACAG ATGGAAGCACTGAGAAACTGAGTCTAATGAAAGTGGCTACTATGATTGAAAATTGTGCTAATAACAAAGACACAACCCTTGAGCTTAGAGGAAAATTAGTGGATCAAATGGAATGGTTACCACTATCAATTGGGAAACTATCTGATGTAACTGAAATAGACTTATCTGAAAACAGAATCATGGCTCTTCCAACAACAATCATAGGTCTAAAAGCTTTAACAAAGCTTGATCTTCATTCAAACCAGCTCATAAACCTTCCAAACTCGTTCGGCGAATTGATAAACCTTATTGAACTTGACCTTCATGCCAATAGATTGAAATCACTTCCTGATAGTTTCGGAAACTTGACGAATCTCGTTGATCTTGACATAAGTTCAAATGATTTCAAACAGTTACCTGAGTCAATTGGGAGTTTGATCAGCTTAAAGAGACTAAGTGCTGAAACTAATGAGATTGAGGAACTACCTTTCACAATTGGAAACTGTTCTTCACTAAGTGTGTTGAAGCTAGATTTCAATGAACTCAAAGCACTTCCAGAAGCTATAGGGAAACTTGAGAGTTTGGAGATTCTCACTTTGCACTATAATAGAATCAAGAAGTTGCCTACAACAATTGGTAATTTAAGTAACTTGAAGGAACTTGATGTTAGTTTCAATGAACTTGAATTCGTACCGGAGAATCTTTGTTTTGCGGTAAATTTGAAGAAACTTAACTTGGGAAAGAATTTTGCTGATCTAAGAGCATTGCCAAGATCAATTGGAAACCTTGAAATGCTTGAGGAGTTGGATATAAGTGATGATCAAATAAAAGCTTTGCCTGAGTCTTTTAGGTTCTTGTCTAAGTTAAGAGTTTTTCGAGCTGATATAACTCCTCTTGAGTTGCCACCAAAAGAAGTTGTCAAGTTGGGTGCTCAG GAAGTTGTGAAGTATATGGCTGATTATGTCAACAATAGGGATGCACAACTCTTGtcatcaaagaagaaaaagaagggaatttggttttggttttgttcTATATGTTGGCCTAAGCAAGAATGA